From Archaeoglobus sulfaticallidus PM70-1:
GGTATTCTGACTCTCTCGGTAAGGATTTTTATCTCGTCCGATTCAAGTTCTAAAGTCAGATTGTAGGCATTTAGCGACATGTTATATGCTATTTCCTTCTCCAAAGTCCCTCTCTCGCTCCACTCATGCTTTGCTGCATTAAGTATAACTATTTTCAGTTCCTGAATCTTTCCAGCCTGAACAGATTTGGTTAAGGTGTGTGCGTCCAGTTTGGGCTCATCGGAAACGAGATAAGCATTTGCTGAGCCAACTACCAAAACCAGAAAAACCGCAAATAATAAGATCCTTCTCATCTCCTACCACCTCCAATAACCTTTCTTAACAGCAAAATCGCAATCGAGACGCTGACGAGAGTATAGATGGACAAAATCGATATGTGGGGATAAACGACTTCTAAACCGTTTCCCTTTATCATAATCTCCCTAAAAGCTATGTTGGCGTAAGTTAAGGGGACGAAATAGGCTATCATCCTCGCTCCTTCAGGCATGCTTTCGAGGGGGTAGAAGAATCCGGAGAGAAAAATGCTTATCAGGGCAAAGAGCATTGAAGCCTGAATTCCCTGCAGTTGTGTTGCTGAAACAGCCGAAATCGCAAGACCGACACCTATCGAGCCTGTCAGAAATAGCAGCAGGGCGAGGATGAGAAGAGCGAGGTTTCCCCTTATCTCCACATCGAAGGCGAAATGGGTTATAATCATGACAACGAAGACATCAAGCATTATTATCGCTGTCACAGCGACAAATTTTCCCAGAATTAACTCGGAACTCTTCAGCGGTGTTGAGAAGATGAGTTCAAGTGTCCCCTCCTCCCTCTCTCTCGCAATTGAGCTTGACGACAGAATCAGGCCAAGCATCTGAGTGACTACTCCAATGATAGCGGGAGCTATGAAGTCTATTAGCCTGCTCTTTGTCGTGAAGACGTATCTCTGCTCAACAGCTATACCACCAAAAAGACTCTTTGAAAACTCTGAAGCTATCGCGTTTATCCCCTTAACAGCAGAATTCGCCACATTGTAGTTAGACTCATCCACGTAAACCTCCAAAACAGCGGAACCATTTCTAAAATCTTTTTCAAAATTTTCGGGATGTAGATGGCGGAATGTACCTTACCGAGCCTTATAAGCTCTATTGCCTCGCTCCTGCTGTAAACAAAGTACTTTATGTCGAACGCATCACTTGAGTGGAGAGCGGAGATGAGTTTTTGCGAGAGTTCGCTGTCGTCGTCATCAACAACCGCAATGCCAACGTTCTTTATCTCTCCAGAAAAGGCATAGCCGAAGATGGAGACGAGGATTATCGGCTGCATTATCACTATAGCAAGCAATCTCCTCTCCCTCGCTATAACTCTCAGCTCCTTGAGAAACACCGAGTATATTTTCTCAACCCTCATCCTTCCACCAGCCTCAAAAAAGCCTCTTCGAGCGTTGCTTTGACAGTCTCAACCTCTTTAACTTCAACTCCTCCTGCCTTGAGAAGATCAACTATTCTTGGAACTTCGGGCGATGCCATTGCAGTTTTTACAGCAACCCAATCATCAACTACAACTTCGTAGTCAGCAGAAGAGAGCAATCTGAAAGCTCTCTGCCTGTCATCAACCCTGATTCTGACAATTTCACCACCCAGAGCCCACCTTTTGACATCTTCAGGACTACCCTCCGCAATCTTTGTCCCGTTCCTCATCAGAACTATTCGATCGCAGTTCTCGGCCTCATCCATGTAGTGAGTGGTTACGAGAATGGTCTTTCCCTCAGCGTTAAGCTCCTCGAAATGTTCCCAGAAGGTTTTTCTAAGTGGTGGATCAACCCCTGCAGTCGGCTCGTCGAGGATCAGCAAATCGGGATCGTGGAT
This genomic window contains:
- a CDS encoding ABC transporter ATP-binding protein, with amino-acid sequence MGILEIENLTVRFGDFLAVKDFSLKVRRGEILGLLGPNGAGKTTTIRAIFGMVSYEGKIRINAGSIGWMPQNSPLYLNLTVEENMRFFTSLHGIRNAEQRIEELLRLVNLYDFRKRLVRNLSGGMKQRAMLACAMIHDPDLLILDEPTAGVDPPLRKTFWEHFEELNAEGKTILVTTHYMDEAENCDRIVLMRNGTKIAEGSPEDVKRWALGGEIVRIRVDDRQRAFRLLSSADYEVVVDDWVAVKTAMASPEVPRIVDLLKAGGVEVKEVETVKATLEEAFLRLVEG